The Bombus huntii isolate Logan2020A chromosome 1, iyBomHunt1.1, whole genome shotgun sequence genome contains a region encoding:
- the LOC126864305 gene encoding alpha-1,3-mannosyl-glycoprotein 4-beta-N-acetylglucosaminyltransferase B isoform X1 yields the protein MTPHFVALTPIRRRCLIILSIVLIPCAILNLLSPSELHEETVLQNSIAELQAKLEHLHAKYITSQEEINLLSHQLLQLIENNHILPDLQFLLNNTTSNVTNIKLPSIYNFLPHFLNDPTSLRPAFVQSKGRTGVSMVLGVPTVKREVQSYLMATLKNLLDRMNSVETADTLIIVLIAETDLEYVTYVAKQIEVQFPTEFEAGVIDVISPSASYYPDLSKLHDTLGDDHQRVVWRSKQNLDFAFLMSYAQTKGTFYVQLEDDILAKKNFITTMKSFALQKIATKENWFVLDFCQLGFIGKLFKCAELPWLIQFFLMFHNDKPVDWLLDHLVSTKVCSLDKDSKHCKMAKAELWVHYKPSLFQHIGTHSSLKGKVQKLKDKQFGKITLYYAHENPEAIVETQIKPYKQYTLQKAYKGESFFWGLLPQPGDHLKFKFSHPIFIKRYLFRSGNPEHPSDRFYNTTVEVFTKISASMNRNSNDITEDGYVIIGKFDALGIAQGTVDPKLGKILILRLTVHSESENWAILSEVFLVCEQGSFCDLNLSHNTINANRNVIYLTSR from the exons ATGACGCCTCATTTTGTAGCTCTGACACCCATAAGAAGACGATGTTTGATCATACTCTCAATAGTATTAATACCATGCGCCATTCTAAACCTTTTATCACCATCAGAGTTGCATGAAGAAACAGTCTTGCAAAATAGTATCGCAGAATTACAAGCTAAATTGGAACATTTACATGCTAAATATATTACAAGTCAAGAAGAGATAAATTTATTGTCACATCAGTTATTGCAATTAATAGAGAACAATCACATTTTGCCAGATCTTCAATTTTTACTTAACAATACCACATCAAATGTGACCAACATAAAATTGCCatctatatataattttcttcctcATTTTTTGAATGATCCTACTAGTCTACGTCCAGCATTTGTACAGAGTAAAGGTCGCACTGGAGTTAGCATGGTACTTGGTGTACCAACAGTTAAAAGAGAAGTACAAAGTTATTTAATGGCAAcacttaaaaatttattagatcGCATGAATTCTGTGGAGACAGCAGATACTTTAATCATCGTGTTAATTGCAGAA aCAGATTTGGAATATGTAACATATGTTGCAAAACAAATTGAAGTTCA GTTCCCAACTGAATTTGAAGCTGGTGTAATCGATGTAATATCTCCATCTGCATCTTATTACCCAGATTTATCCAAATTGCATGATACTTTAGGTGATGACCACCAAAGAGTTGTTTGGAGGTCAAAGCAAAATTTAGATTTTGCATTTCTTATGTCATACGCTCAGACAAAAGGAACATTTTACGTACAACTGGAAGATGATATTTTAgctaaaaagaattttataacaACAATGAAATCTTTTGCACTACAAAAGATAGCAACTAAAGAAAATTGGTTTGTTTTGGACTTTTGTCAATTAGGATTTATTG GAAAGTTATTTAAATGTGCAGAACTGCCATGGttgatacaattttttttaatgtttcatAACGATAAACCAGTCGACTGGTTATTAGATCATTTGGTATCGACTAAAGTTTGTAGTCTTGACAAAGATAGT aAACATTGTAAAATGGCTAAAGCAGAATTATGGGTTCACTACAAACCTTCGCTTTTTCAACATATAGGAACGCACTCCTCGCTGAAAGGGAAAGTACAGAAATTGAAG GATAAAcaatttggaaaaataacaTTATATTACGCGCACGAAAATCCAGAAGCGATAGTAGAAACACAAATTAAACCTTACAAACAATATACATTACAAAAGGCCTATAAAGGTGAATCATTCTTTTGGGGTCTTTTGCCGCAACCTGGAGAccatttaaaattcaaattctcccatcctatttttataaaaag GTACTTATTTAGAAGTGGAAATCCTGAGCATCCATCTGATAGATTTTATAACACTACAGTAGAGGTCTTTACAAAGATATCTGCATCCATGAATAGAAACAGTAATGACATTACCGAGGATGGTTATGTTATTATag GAAAGTTTGATGCACTTGGGATTGCTCAAGGAACGGTAGATCCAAAATTAGGGAAAATATTGATACTTCGTTTGACAGTACACAGCGAAAGTGAAAATTGGGCTATCTTATCTGAG GTATTTCTAGTATGTGAGCAAGGAAGTTTCTGTGACTTGAATCTCTCGCACAATACTATTAATGCGAATAGGAATGTCATATACTTAACATCGCGATAA
- the LOC126864305 gene encoding alpha-1,3-mannosyl-glycoprotein 4-beta-N-acetylglucosaminyltransferase B isoform X2 — MTPHFVALTPIRRRCLIILSIVLIPCAILNLLSPSELHEETVLQNSIAELQAKLEHLHAKYITSQEEINLLSHQLLQLIENNHILPDLQFLLNNTTSNVTNIKLPSIYNFLPHFLNDPTSLRPAFVQSKGRTGVSMVLGVPTVKREVQSYLMATLKNLLDRMNSVETADTLIIVLIAETDLEYVTYVAKQIEVQFPTEFEAGVIDVISPSASYYPDLSKLHDTLGDDHQRVVWRSKQNLDFAFLMSYAQTKGTFYVQLEDDILAKKNFITTMKSFALQKIATKENWFVLDFCQLGFIGKLFKCAELPWLIQFFLMFHNDKPVDWLLDHLVSTKVCSLDKDSKHCKMAKAELWVHYKPSLFQHIGTHSSLKGKVQKLKDKQFGKITLYYAHENPEAIVETQIKPYKQYTLQKAYKGESFFWGLLPQPGDHLKFKFSHPIFIKRYLFRSGNPEHPSDRFYNTTVEVFTKISASMNRNSNDITEDGYVIIGKFDALGIAQGTVDPKLGKILILRLTVHSESENWAILSEIHIVEDHPS; from the exons ATGACGCCTCATTTTGTAGCTCTGACACCCATAAGAAGACGATGTTTGATCATACTCTCAATAGTATTAATACCATGCGCCATTCTAAACCTTTTATCACCATCAGAGTTGCATGAAGAAACAGTCTTGCAAAATAGTATCGCAGAATTACAAGCTAAATTGGAACATTTACATGCTAAATATATTACAAGTCAAGAAGAGATAAATTTATTGTCACATCAGTTATTGCAATTAATAGAGAACAATCACATTTTGCCAGATCTTCAATTTTTACTTAACAATACCACATCAAATGTGACCAACATAAAATTGCCatctatatataattttcttcctcATTTTTTGAATGATCCTACTAGTCTACGTCCAGCATTTGTACAGAGTAAAGGTCGCACTGGAGTTAGCATGGTACTTGGTGTACCAACAGTTAAAAGAGAAGTACAAAGTTATTTAATGGCAAcacttaaaaatttattagatcGCATGAATTCTGTGGAGACAGCAGATACTTTAATCATCGTGTTAATTGCAGAA aCAGATTTGGAATATGTAACATATGTTGCAAAACAAATTGAAGTTCA GTTCCCAACTGAATTTGAAGCTGGTGTAATCGATGTAATATCTCCATCTGCATCTTATTACCCAGATTTATCCAAATTGCATGATACTTTAGGTGATGACCACCAAAGAGTTGTTTGGAGGTCAAAGCAAAATTTAGATTTTGCATTTCTTATGTCATACGCTCAGACAAAAGGAACATTTTACGTACAACTGGAAGATGATATTTTAgctaaaaagaattttataacaACAATGAAATCTTTTGCACTACAAAAGATAGCAACTAAAGAAAATTGGTTTGTTTTGGACTTTTGTCAATTAGGATTTATTG GAAAGTTATTTAAATGTGCAGAACTGCCATGGttgatacaattttttttaatgtttcatAACGATAAACCAGTCGACTGGTTATTAGATCATTTGGTATCGACTAAAGTTTGTAGTCTTGACAAAGATAGT aAACATTGTAAAATGGCTAAAGCAGAATTATGGGTTCACTACAAACCTTCGCTTTTTCAACATATAGGAACGCACTCCTCGCTGAAAGGGAAAGTACAGAAATTGAAG GATAAAcaatttggaaaaataacaTTATATTACGCGCACGAAAATCCAGAAGCGATAGTAGAAACACAAATTAAACCTTACAAACAATATACATTACAAAAGGCCTATAAAGGTGAATCATTCTTTTGGGGTCTTTTGCCGCAACCTGGAGAccatttaaaattcaaattctcccatcctatttttataaaaag GTACTTATTTAGAAGTGGAAATCCTGAGCATCCATCTGATAGATTTTATAACACTACAGTAGAGGTCTTTACAAAGATATCTGCATCCATGAATAGAAACAGTAATGACATTACCGAGGATGGTTATGTTATTATag GAAAGTTTGATGCACTTGGGATTGCTCAAGGAACGGTAGATCCAAAATTAGGGAAAATATTGATACTTCGTTTGACAGTACACAGCGAAAGTGAAAATTGGGCTATCTTATCTGAG ATTCATATAGTCGAAGATCATCCTAGTTGA